GTTCCCTTGATCGGTTGGCTTATTATTTTGTTTCCTTCCTTTTTTAAAAATCGCTCGGGACTGGCACAGAGCACATATTTATCCCATACTTTCATAAATGTTGCAAAGGGAGGTTTTGAAATTTCATTCAGCCTTTCATAAATAGACAAAGGATTCAAGTCCAACCCTTCACAATAAAATTCCTGACAAAAATTAACCTCATAAATATCGCCATGATGGATATGCCCCAATATCCGCTCTAACTTTTCAAAGTACTCGTCCTTAAAGATGCGCATTCTTATAGATGGTCTTTCCTTTTTTTCGTGATGTGCAGGTGGAGCCCCATCGATGACCAAAATAGTTTCAAAATCCTTTTGGATTTCATCGGCTACAAGGTTCATATACAGGAAAGTGATTTCCGAACCCTTAATCTGAATGATTTTTTTGGGCTGAAAAAAGTATAGTTCCGGAAAGTCCAACCCATCAAAGTTTTGGGAAACCAAATCTTCCACGTCATTCTTTAAATCGTATGAAAGATACCCTAATATCCAATCGTTTACCTGTGACTGATATTCCTTTAAATCATTAAATGCATTAAAGGAATCCGTGGAAATACCAGTTAGTCCATCCACGGCCACAAGCACATCAAAGGAAGCATATGAATGATTATGTTCGTTCGAGTCCAACCAGACAATTTCATCGAAGTCTTCTGTCCAACGGAGCAGGCTTTTTTTGAATGATGCGATGTCCTCAACGGTATGAACAATCTGTTTCCTCAACAATCTCAGTTCAAGGATTTTAGAAAAGCATTGAGTACTGATCGATGGTTATCGGCCAATTCGGTATCCAGAATTCCCTTTTTCCTATCAAAATTTTCACTGAAACTGGGCAAGGAAAAAGTACCGGTTACATGAGCGCCAAACCTGGTAAAAAGTTTATCGGATACTTCCAAAGCTCCTATAGCCCCTCTCTTGCCTTTGGAGGTTGACATGAGCATAACCTTCTTGTCCCTGATAAAGTTTCTGTCCAACCTGGATAGCCAATCCAAAAGATTTTTAAAATAAGCCGATGGATAGCTATTATGTTCATTGACCGAAACAATAACCCCCTTTGAAAATTGAATGTCCCTTTTAATCTCATTAAGGGAATTGGAAAAACCATGTTCTATTTCATGATCTTCACTATACATGGGAAACGGGCAATTAGACATGTTCATGAGTCGTACTTCTTCTCCTTCGATTAGGGAGCACGTATATTTT
This window of the Maribacter cobaltidurans genome carries:
- a CDS encoding anthranilate synthase component I family protein — encoded protein: MRKQIVHTVEDIASFKKSLLRWTEDFDEIVWLDSNEHNHSYASFDVLVAVDGLTGISTDSFNAFNDLKEYQSQVNDWILGYLSYDLKNDVEDLVSQNFDGLDFPELYFFQPKKIIQIKGSEITFLYMNLVADEIQKDFETILVIDGAPPAHHEKKERPSIRMRIFKDEYFEKLERILGHIHHGDIYEVNFCQEFYCEGLDLNPLSIYERLNEISKPPFATFMKVWDKYVLCASPERFLKKEGNKIISQPIKGTAARSHNPDEDEALKKKLGKDEKERSENVMIVDLVRNDLSKNALKGTVQVEELCKIYSFPQVHQMISTISCEVGDDENPVDIIRSCFPMGSMTGAPKVSAMKVIEEVESFKRSVYSGAVGYFTPDGDFDFNVVIRSILYNSTNKYLSYAVGGAITAKSDPEKEYLECLLKAKAMRQVLEEL
- a CDS encoding NADPH-dependent FMN reductase codes for the protein MSFILAFAGSNSSTSINFELVKYTCSLIEGEEVRLMNMSNCPFPMYSEDHEIEHGFSNSLNEIKRDIQFSKGVIVSVNEHNSYPSAYFKNLLDWLSRLDRNFIRDKKVMLMSTSKGKRGAIGALEVSDKLFTRFGAHVTGTFSLPSFSENFDRKKGILDTELADNHRSVLNAFLKSLN